From the genome of Uranotaenia lowii strain MFRU-FL chromosome 1, ASM2978415v1, whole genome shotgun sequence, one region includes:
- the LOC129740142 gene encoding putative ATP synthase subunit f, mitochondrial: MRFGDYPAEYNPKVHGPYDPARYYGKPDTPFGQVKLNELGAWFGRRNKSPRAIMGVVSWTYWRWQHKYWQPKRMGMAPIFQALFGAMTFLYVVNYGNIRKHRNFKYH, from the coding sequence ATGCGTTTCGGCGATTATCCGGCGGAATACAACCCGAAAGTTCACGGACCTTACGATCCGGCTCGATACTACGGGAAACCGGACACCCCGTTTGGTCAGGTCAAATTGAACGAGCTCGGAGCCTGGTTTGGAAGGCGGAACAAGAGCCCCCGGGCCATAATGGGAGTGGTCAGCTGGACCTACTGGAGATGGCAACACAAGTACTGGCAGCCGAAGCGGATGGGAATGGCTCCGATCTTCCAGGCCCTGTTCGGAGCAATGACCTTCCTGTACGTGGTCAACTACGGCAACATCAGGAAGCATCGCAACTTCAAGTACCACTAA